A single window of Pieris napi chromosome 8, ilPieNapi1.2, whole genome shotgun sequence DNA harbors:
- the LOC125051694 gene encoding peroxisomal biogenesis factor 3 codes for MFSTIKNFLHRHRRKFLVTGAVLGSIYFLMSYAQKKLREWQETEAKKFFEMTRKKQHFESTERTCNQTILSLSKIVSENILTSLNTEEIVQKLQDNPGNKLELWEQIKIMIFTRICVLVYALSILQVTLRIQLNIIGGYLYRDSVLEHEPLIDSNLQSKYLSLCHHFVGAGLEDLVRQIERVVKRVVDPISLKKKITLLEVEQTFWSIQTILCTDTNEGDPVKKMVHYLVDHTEINEAKFDTIVKETMDVLESDEVTSVTMSTISRSFSSVIDEIANLFVSKWVPTSKNHLEVDEGHVVTNGALKLGGPADPFINVNKVEMHFVKLLPIVNELITKNTCKGNTNIPDLLTQQLTLNDKLKLLGANIYEVFSNT; via the coding sequence ATGTTTTCGACTATCAAAAATTTTTTACATCGTCATAGAAGAAAGTTTCTTGTGACTGGTGCAGTTTTAGGGTCCATTTATTTTCTGATGAGCTATGCACAGAAAAAACTAAGAGAATGGCAAGAAACAGAGGCCAAAAAGTTCTTTGAAATGACAAGAAAGAAACAACACTTTGAAAGCACTGAGCGTACATGTAATCAAACAATACTGTCACtttcaaaaattgtttctgaaaatattttgacTTCATTAAATACTGAGGAAATTGTACAAAAACTTCAAGACAACCCTGGAAACAAACTGGAATTATgggaacaaataaaaataatgatttttaccAGAATATGTGTGCTTGTGTATGCTCTTTCAATATTACAAGTGACATTAAGAATTCAACTGAATATAATTGGTGGCTATTTATATAGAGACTCTGTATTAGAACATGAGCCACTGATTGATAGCAATTTGCAATCAAAATATTTGTCCTTGTGTCATCACTTTGTTGGGGCTGGGTTAGAGGATTTAGTAAGGCAGATAGAAAGGGTGGTTAAAAGAGTAGTAGACCCTATatcactaaaaaaaaaaataacattactaGAAGTTGAACAAACATTTTGGTCGATCCAAACTATTTTATGTACTGATACTAATGAAGGAGATCCTGTCAAAAAGATGGTGCACTACTTGGTAGATCACACAGAAATAAATGAGGCTAAGTTTGACACAATTGTTAAAGAAACAATGGATGTTTTGGAAAGTGATGAAGTTACATCTGTAACTATGTCTACTATTAGTAGAAGTTTTTCCTCTGTTATAGATGAGATAGCTAACTTATTTGTCTCAAAGTGGGTACCAACATCTAAGAATCACTTAGAAGTGGATGAGGGTCATGTTGTTACTAATGGTGCTCTAAAATTAGGAGGCCCAGCCGATCCCTTTATAAATGTCAATAAGGTAGAAATGCATTTTGTAAAGCTCTTGCCTATTGTTAATGAGCtgattacaaaaaatacatgcAAAGGTAATACAAACATTCCAGATTTACTTACTCaacaattaacattaaatgACAAGTTGAAGCTTCTAGGAGCCAACATTTATGAAGTCTTTAGCAATACATAA
- the LOC125052003 gene encoding uncharacterized protein LOC125052003, translating to MANESAKIGVNVLATRSNVPHPRFTRPFHITGDIVSASSDKPSSSQSSSTSEEDEEPPPQQTFSSVSSPPNAKFPTKKRLDGEAGSQPANWTLKQAQRLLGYLNFATFITHRGRLRCRTLQRHSNAFRRAPLCPSSLAEVNQDVVWCLHNLSHKTPIHFKTRHVNYIVTDASDLQWGALINNKPLNGSWTQSQIEWHCNLKEMHAVVAAISLTSEVLKNSMVILQSDSKTVVSYIKNEGGTRSQMLLKLTKDLLALTDSLNIVLIPHFLAGNVQRGSRLPLAQSQGHRMASLERGNHGHIQTMGNPRNRSFRVTRGSCRGKLCVARLIRLQHLLHHAFSKCWRYDLAWIFPPPVPLPRVLHHLNLSQGKFIIIAPRWRKPFWRPDLKGRALAPSLPIRNLNKTLINTVTGQPPPQGQKLQLEAWLILAAKHETKNNLFRRV from the exons atggctAATGAAAGTGCTAAAATCGGTGTAAATGTGTTGGCTACGCGGTCAAACGTGCCTCACCCGCGCTTTACAAGGCCGTTTCATATCACGGGAGATATTGTCTCTGCAAGTTCTGACAAGCCGAGTTCTTCGCAAAGTTCGAGTACGAGTGAAGAGGATGAAGAACCGCCGCCACAGCA AACCTTTTCATCTGTTTCATCACCACCAAATGCCAAATTTCCTACAAAAAAGCGATTGGATGGTGAAGCTGGATCACAG CCGGCAAATTGGACCCTCAAGCAGGCCCAACGCCTCTTAGGGTATCTCAATTTTGCGACCTTCATCACCCACCGGGGAAGGTTGCGTTGCCGAACGCTGCAGCGACACAGCAATGCATTTAGGAGAGCTCCTCTTTGCCCGAGTTCTCTTGCAGAGGTGAATCAGGACGTGGTATGGTGTTTGCACAACCTCAGTCACAAAACACCGATTCACTTCAAAACAAGGCATGTGAATTACATTGTCACCGATGCCTCGGATCTACAATGGGGAGCGCTAATCAACAACAAACCCCTGAATGGTTCTTGGACTCAAAGTCAGATTGAGTGGCATTGCAATTTAAAGGAGATGCACGCTGTGGTAGCAGCAATCTCTTTGACATCCGAAGTCCTAAAGAACTCGATGGTAATCCTGCAAAGCGACAGCAAAACTGttgtatcgtacataaaaAACGAAGGAGGAACAAGGTCCCAAATGCTGTTAAAATTGACAAAAGATCTTCTGGCACTGACGGACAGTTTGAATATTGTACTTATCCCTCACTTCCTTGCCGGGAATGTACAACGTGGAAGCCGATTACCTCTCGCGCAATCGCAGGGGCACCGAATGGCATCTCTTGAAAGAGGCAACCACGGACATATTCAGACGATGGGGAACCCCCGAAATAGATCTTTTCGCGTCACGAGAGGCTCTTGTCGTGGCAAGTTATGTGTCGCTAGACTTATTAGACTCCAACACTTGCTTCACCACGCCTTCAGTAAATGCTGGCGATACGATCTAGCGTGGATATTTCCACCGCCAGTGCCTCTACCTCGAGTGCTGCACCATCTCAACTTATCCCAAGGGAAGTTCATAATAATAGCACCCAGGTGGAGGAAGCCTTTTTGGCGCCCGGATTTGAAAGGCCGAGCACTTGCACCCTCGCTACCAATACGGAATCTAAACAAAACCCTGATAAATACCGTAACGGGTCAACCTCCTCCTCAAGGGCAGAAATTACAGTTGGAAGCGTGGCTGATTTTGGCTGCAAAACACGAGACGAAAAACAACTTATTTCGTCGTGTTTGA
- the LOC125051771 gene encoding proteasome assembly chaperone 2, protein MDLQNSWKWSSNYDLTNYTLVVPSVAVGNVAQLACDLLIATLRMEKLASIYTTAQVPIVGCDPYNLASNTLSTACELYVSAIHNLLVLQVRSPLIQKRARSFLENLVDQFQQKQIKDIIILSSSFAHEKKHIMTSPFRFIASNNTPYSEQIQMANLIPHEQPESDIKIFGGGYAAMLFNICKEKSLPCLCVYKYCSEGDNVPDAYDMVEQLQNIFPLLDRDQNPTTQFIQPASWKLLFGRPPPQEIY, encoded by the coding sequence atgGATTTGCAAAATAGTTGGAAATGGTCGAGTAATTATGACCTGACCAATTACACCCTAGTAGTGCCCAGCGTAGCTGTTGGAAATGTGGCACAACTTGCGTGTGATCTTTTGATCGCTACATTACGGATGGAAAAGCTAGCTTCGATTTATACTACAGCTCAAGTTCCTATAGTTGGATGTGACCCGTACAATTTGGCTTCAAATACTTTATCAACCGCCTGTGAGTTATATGTATCGGCTATTCACAATTTGCTTGTTCTTCAAGTCAGATCTCCACTTATACAAAAACGAGCGCGAAGTTTCTTGGAAAATTTAGTAGACCAGTTTCAGCAAAAGCAAATTAAAGATATCATAATACTATCAAGTAGTTTTGCGCATGAGAAAAAGCACATAATGACATCACCATTCAGATTTATTGCAAGCAATAACACACCTTACTCAGAGCAGATTCAGATGGCAAACTTAATTCCACATGAACAACCTGAAAgtgacattaaaatatttggtgGTGGGTATGCTGCGATgctatttaatatatgtaaagagAAATCTCTACCATGTTTGTGTGTTTATAAATACTGCTCAGAAGGAGACAATGTACCTGATGCATATGATATGGTAGAACAACTTCAAAACATCTTTCCACTTTTGGATAGAGATCAAAATCCTACCACTCAGTTCATTCAACCTGCCTCATGGAAACTTTTATTTGGCAGACCACCTCCACAAGAGatctattaa